One window of Triticum dicoccoides isolate Atlit2015 ecotype Zavitan chromosome 5A, WEW_v2.0, whole genome shotgun sequence genomic DNA carries:
- the LOC119303302 gene encoding L-type lectin-domain containing receptor kinase SIT2-like, with amino-acid sequence MDNLRSLLAALLLVCFGFGAGVLGDGDGEQFVYSGFAGANATLALDGTALVQPSGLLELTNGTAQLSSHAVHRTPLRLRRSPGDAVRSFSASFVFGIIPPYSDLSGHGIVFFVGKDNFSAALPSQYLGLLNSANNGNATNQIFGVELDTIQSTEFNDTNDNHVGIDVNSLKSVAAHSAGYYDDETGAFNELLLISGKAMQVWVDYESDSTQISVFLAPLKNGAKPSTPLVSAKSNLSKVLVEPAYAGFSSSTGTVRSRHYLLGWSFAMDGPAPPIDIGSLPKLPFVGAKPRSKVPDIVLPIATAAFVLGVVAVVILLVRRRSRYAEVREEWEVEFGPHRFTYKDLFRATEGFKNKTLLGFGGFGRVYKGALPKSKMEVAVKKVSHESRQGIKEFVAEVVTIGRLRHRNLVQLLGYCRRKGELLLVYDYMSNGSLDKYLYSGSKEKPALDWAQRFRIIKGVASGLLYIHEDFEQVIIHRDIKASNVLLDADMNGRLGDFGLARLYDHGADPQTTHVVGTMGYLAPELARTGKASPLTDVFAFGAFILEVACGRRPVEQAMNDSRLMLVDWVLEHWQKESLLEVVDARLDGNYDAGEVVLALKLGLMCSHPMPSARPSMRQVMQYLEGDMPIPELTPTQMSFSMLALMQSQGFDSFVLSATSDPSSATNTMMTMGTISGLSGGR; translated from the coding sequence ATGGACAATCTGCGCTCCCTTCTCGCGGCTCTCCTCCTCGTGTGCTTCGGCTTCGGTGCCGGCGTCCTGGGCGATGGCGATGGCGAGCAGTTCGTCTACTCCGGCTTCGCGGGCGCGAACGCCACCCTGGCCCTGGACGGCACGGCCCTCGTCCAGCCGAGCGGGCTCCTGGAGCTGACCAACGGCACGGCCCAGCTCTCGAGCCACGCGGTTCACCGGACGCCGCTGCGCCTGCGGAGGTCCCCGGGGGACGCCGTGCGCTCCTTCTCGGCGTCCTTCGTGTTCGGCATCATCCCCCCGTACTCCGACCTCAGCGGCCACGGCATCGTCTTCTTCGTCGGCAAGGACAACTTCTCGGCCGCGCTGCCGAGCCAGTACCTGGGCCTCCTCAACAGCGCCAACAACGGCAACGCCACCAACCAAATCTTCGGCGTAGAGCTCGACACCATCCAGAGCACGGAGTTCAACGACACCAACGACAACCACGTCGGCATCGACGTCAACAGCCTCAAGTCCGTGGCAGCGCACTCGGCCGGCTACTACGACGACGAGACCGGCGCGTTCAATGAGCTGCTCCTGATCAGCGGCAAGGCGATGCAGGTCTGGGTGGACTACGAGAGCGACTCCACGCAGATCAGCGTGTTCCTGGCGCCTCTGAAGAATGGAGCCAAGCCTTCGACGCCCCTGGTGTCAGCCAAGAGCAACCTGTCGAAGGTGCTCGTGGAGCCGGCGTACGCCGGCTTCTCGTCGTCGACGGGCACGGTCAGGTCCCGCCACTACCTTCTCGGCTGGAGCTTCGCCATGGACGGCCCTGCACCTCCCATCGACATCGGCAGCCTGCCGAAGCTGCCGTTCGTGGGCGCCAAGCCGCGGTCTAAGGTGCCGGACATCGTCCTGCCGATCGCCACCGCGGCGTTCGTCCTCGGCGTGGTGGCCGTGGTGATCCTGCTCGTCCGGCGGCGGTCCAGGTACGCGGAGGTGCGGGAGGAGTGGGAGGTGGAGTTCGGGCCGCACAGGTTCACGTACAAGGACCTGTTCCGCGCCACGGAAGGGTTCAAGAACAAGACGCTGCTGGGGTTCGGCGGCTTCGGGAGGGTGTACAAGGGGGCGCTCCCCAAGTCGAAGATGGAGGTGGCGGTGAAGAAGGTGTCGCACGAGTCGAGGCAGGGCATCAAGGAGTTCGTGGCGGAGGTGGTCACCATCGGCCGCCTCCGGCACCGCAACCTCGTGCAGCTGCTCGGCTACTGCCGCCGGAAGGGGGAGCTCCTCCTGGTGTACGACTACATGTCCAACGGCAGCCTCGACAAGTACCTGTACTCCGGCagcaaggagaagccggcgctggacTGGGCGCAGAGGTTCCGGATCATCAAGGGCGTCGCGTCGGGCCTCCTGTACATCCACGAGGACTTCGAGCAGGTCATCATCCACCGGGACATCAAGGCCAGCAACGTGCTCCTCGACGCCGACATGAACGGGCGGCTGGGCGACTTCGGCCTGGCGCGGCTGTACGACCACGGCGCCGACCCGCAGACGACGCACGTGGTGGGCACCATGGGGTACCTGGCCCCCGAGCTGGCGCGGACGGGGAAGGCGTCCCCTCTCACCGACGTGTTCGCCTTCGGCGCCTTCATCCTCGAGGTGGCCTGcggccggaggcccgtggagcaggCCATGAACGACAGCCGGCTCATGCTGGTGGACTGGGTGCTCGAGCACTGGCAGAAGGAGTCGCTCCTCGAGGTGGTCGACGCGAGGCTCGACGGCAACTACGACGCCGGCGAGGTGGTCCTGGCGCTGAAGCTGGGGTTGATGTGCTCGCACCCCATGCCCAGCGCGAGGCCTAGCATGCGGCAGGTGATGCAGTACCTCGAGGGTGACATGCCGATCCCCGAGCTGACGCCCACGCAGATGAGCTTCAGTATGCTGGCCCTGATGCAGAGCCAAGGGTTCGACTCTTTCGTCTTGTCGGCGACGTCGGATCCGTCGTCCGCCACGAATACGATGATGACCATGGGCACAATCAGTGGACTCTCCGGAGGGAGATGA